In a single window of the Mesorhizobium shangrilense genome:
- the hemN gene encoding oxygen-independent coproporphyrinogen III oxidase — MQRDPDDLDARLGETVPRYTSYPTAPHFHAAVTSRTVDGWLDAIPADDALSLYMHVPFCDKLCWFCACHTKQTHRYEPVTAFLTLLRTEIVALGAKLAGRGRIKALHFGGGSPTMLRPDDLHMLADTLRAHLDMAGDAAISVEIDPNDMTAEKLDAWAAIGVTRASLGIQDFNPKVQKAINREQSFELTRDVVQGLRGRGIDAINFDLLYGLPHQTEDSVGATVRQALTLAPDRIALFGYAHVPWFKKHQTMIDDAWLPDGRQRLAQSQLAARILVEGGYEAVGIDHFAKPGDSLAQAARTGRLHRNFQGYTDDSLETLIGLGPSSVSRFREGYAQNHVPMPAYQRDVVAGQLPIAKGIAFTPEDRVRSWVIERLMCDFAFSTQSITQGFGKDAEDVCREADSLARAAPDMLVRNGDRFVIPPDSRMFARSVAARFDAYRRTTKKAHSVAV, encoded by the coding sequence ATGCAGCGCGACCCCGATGACCTGGATGCCCGGCTCGGCGAAACCGTTCCCCGCTATACCAGCTACCCCACTGCGCCTCATTTTCACGCCGCCGTGACCTCCCGGACGGTCGACGGTTGGCTCGACGCGATACCCGCCGACGACGCCCTGTCGCTCTACATGCACGTCCCCTTCTGCGACAAGTTGTGCTGGTTCTGCGCCTGCCACACCAAGCAGACGCATCGCTACGAACCCGTCACCGCGTTCCTAACGCTGCTCCGCACCGAGATCGTCGCGCTTGGCGCAAAGCTGGCCGGCCGAGGGAGGATCAAGGCGCTGCATTTCGGCGGCGGCTCGCCGACGATGTTGCGCCCGGACGATCTGCACATGCTGGCCGATACGCTGCGGGCGCATCTCGACATGGCGGGCGACGCGGCGATCAGCGTCGAGATCGACCCCAACGACATGACCGCGGAAAAGCTGGACGCCTGGGCAGCCATCGGCGTCACGCGCGCCAGCCTCGGCATCCAGGACTTCAATCCGAAAGTGCAGAAGGCGATCAACCGCGAGCAGAGCTTCGAGCTGACGCGGGACGTCGTGCAAGGTCTCCGCGGGCGCGGCATCGACGCCATCAACTTCGATCTTCTCTACGGCCTGCCCCACCAGACAGAGGACAGCGTGGGCGCGACCGTCCGCCAGGCGCTGACGCTGGCGCCCGATCGGATCGCGCTGTTCGGCTACGCGCATGTGCCGTGGTTCAAGAAGCACCAGACCATGATCGACGACGCCTGGCTTCCGGACGGCAGGCAACGCCTCGCACAGTCGCAGCTCGCCGCCCGCATACTCGTCGAGGGCGGCTATGAGGCGGTGGGCATCGACCACTTCGCCAAGCCCGGCGACTCTCTCGCGCAGGCGGCGCGGACCGGCCGCCTGCACCGCAATTTCCAGGGCTACACCGACGACAGCCTGGAGACGCTGATCGGACTGGGCCCCTCCTCCGTCAGCCGTTTCCGCGAAGGCTACGCGCAGAACCATGTGCCGATGCCCGCCTACCAGCGCGATGTGGTTGCCGGCCAGTTGCCGATCGCCAAGGGCATCGCGTTCACGCCGGAGGATCGCGTGCGCAGTTGGGTGATCGAGCGCCTGATGTGCGACTTCGCCTTTTCGACGCAATCGATCACGCAGGGTTTCGGCAAGGATGCCGAAGATGTCTGTCGCGAAGCCGACAGCCTGGCCCGCGCCGCGCCGGACATGCTCGTCCGCAACGGCGACCGCTTCGTCATTCCGCCGGACAGCAGGATGTTCGCCCGCTCGGTCGCCGCCCGCTTCGACGCCTACCGGCGCACGACGAAGAAAGCGCATTCCGTCGCCGTCTGA